The Erigeron canadensis isolate Cc75 chromosome 4, C_canadensis_v1, whole genome shotgun sequence genome window below encodes:
- the LOC122596532 gene encoding 50S ribosomal protein L21, mitochondrial: MANRRCLKTLILHLHKSTHNPSSSTFLHHFRTLTHIPNRLPNLYPSNPNFTNPISISSVDSNHRFFSSSRVDNGNDESEEEDDEDDESDYEEEGENVEDGGLKREYSPEEKETEAAAIGYKVLGQLQRSDRVFKPYEPVFAVIQIGAHQFKVSNGDCIYTEKLKFCEVHDKLILNKVLMLGSKTQTMIGRPILPEAAVHAVVEEHALDAKVIIFKKKRRKNYRRKKGHRQELTKLRITDIQGIEKPETPVPTKTEKSAAKKVEKAPVAA; the protein is encoded by the exons ATGGCGAATAGGAGATGCCTGAAAACCTTAATCCTCCATCTCCACAAATCAACACATAATCCATCCTCATCAACATTTCTACATCATTTCAGAACCCTAACCCACATTCCTAATCGTCTTCCCAATTTATATccttcaaaccctaatttcacCAATCCAATTTCAATTTCTAGTGTTGATTCAAATCATCGTTTCTTCTCATCCAGCCGAGTCGATAACGGCAACGATGAGAGCGAGGAAGAGGACGATGAAGATGATGAGAGTGATTACGAAGAAGAAGGCGAAAATGTGGAGGACGGTGGTTTAAAGAGAGAATATTCTCCCGAAGAAAAAGAAACTGAAGCTGCTGCTATTGGTTATAAGGTTCTCGGTCAGCTTCAACGCTCCGATCGCGTCTTTAAACCGTATGAACCCGTTTTCGCCGTTATTCAG ATTGGAGCACATCAATTCAAGGTCAGCAATGGTGATTGCATATACACCGAGAAGTTGAAGTTCTGTGAAGTGCACGACAAG TTAATACTAAATAAGGTTCTCATGCTTGGTTCCAAGACTCAGACGATGATTGGTAGACCTATTTTGCCTGAGGCAGCTGTTCATGCAGTTGTGGAAGAGCAT GCGTTAGATGCAAAGGTAATCATATTTAAGAAAAAGAGACGAAAGAATTATCGCCGAAAGAAAGGTCATAGACAG GAATTGACAAAACTGAGGATAACGGATATACAAGGAATTGAAAAGCCAGAAACACCAGTCCCCACGAAGACCGAAAAGAGTGCTGCAAAGAAGGTAGAAAAGGCACCAGTTGCTGCATAG